ctggagtacagtagtttaatcaggatttacccgacggactgccggattacacTGTTTTAAGTGTGTGGTAACTTGATTATTTATTAAAATAATAACGCGCTTAatccggtttaatttggacggatgtgtcACAGCGGGGTCACGGGATGACGGCAAGTGCCAAGAGctttggagaaagaaaaaggcggCGCGCGGTGCTTCGCGGCACCATATCGGCAGAAGCTCACGCGAACTTGGGCGTcttcgccgcgcgcgcgcgcgctccggcgggcgtcgcggctctccggagcgccgccacgcGGGGGGGCCTCTGCTCGCGCCGGGACGGTAGCGCCGTCTCAGTCGGGACACttgccgcccgcccgcgcgcgggggccggggagccgagagcgcgcgcgcggcggcgttcggtcgcgtcgcgtcgcgtgGTCCTCGAGCGCCCAGGTGTCCCGCCCACGGCGTGCAGTGCGTGCGGTGCGCGCGGCGTCGCTCTCGGTCGGATGCCAACCTGCAGACCCGGTCGAGTCCATCCATCGACCTGCGCTGCGCTGCGCACGCGCGCTCCGGAACGTGGCTGGCACTGCAGGAGCGATGCGGGTGCACCGGCGACGTCGTGCCACCGGGTCTGCCGCGCGGCGCTTTTCGCGGCTGGTCGGTTGTGTTGGTCTCCTTCTCTGCAGCGCACGTTTCTCAGCCAAGCTTATCTGCCCGTACACCCACATCAGCGTTCGCGGAAAATACCAATTGTTTGCCAGCTTATCTGCCTGTAGCATTTCTGTTCATGTATGGAGTGACTCGTATCTACGGACCTGGTGACACATTTGATGACTTCATCAATTTCAAGATACTAGTGATCGGTGCCGCGAGGCTCCGCCGGGGCCAGGTGAGTAGGTGGCGGCCGCTGCCATAGTCGGCCGGagagccgtcgccgtcgtcggggcACTCACTTGTCGCGTGGAGGCCGCGCTCTAGAGCCATGTTTGGCTGCACAACGTCCTGGAGCACGGCGAGCAGCGCCAGGTGTCCCCGGCCAGATTCGGCCGGCAGCGGCTGTGCGGCCACCTGTCCCGACGACGTCCTGTGATCCTGGAAAGGAAAGAGCCGACGGCGACAGCGACATGTCTGACCTGACCCTGCTGCCGGATTCGGCCGGGGAAGGCACGCCCAGGAATGGTTCGGGACACGCGTACGTACGACGCCGCGGCGGACGCACCAGCGGCGCGGTCCCGGAGCACCCGCGCCGCGCGGGGCCGCCGACCGCCGTGCTTGCCCGTCCAGCCGTCGCCCGCGGCTGCCTGCGTCGCGTGCCGACCCCCGAGGCGCGGATGGATGGGGCCAGGTCGCCGAAGAAGAGCCGTGGCTGTCGGGACACTTGGCGCGGGCGGGTGGATCGACGCGACCTGAAGCGCCGACGAGATGCCATTTGGTTGAGGCGGGATCCGCCCAGGTGTCGGCGAGGATCCGGGCAGCGGCGAGAGCTGCCAGATGTTCCccctgcgccgtcgccgtcggaaACCAGGGATCGCGGTGAGGTTGTCTACTCGAGGCGTCTCACAGTAGCAGCCTCAACAGTTTCTGTCGACGTCTCCCAATTCCATCTTTTCAAGTATTGAGGAAACTTCATCTGATCCCTGAAGCTAGCATGTAGCAACAATCTCGTGAGCCTCCAATGTAACTTCTGAAACGTACGTGCTCTGAGATGCAATTGCAGATTCAAGGGCAAATGGAAAGGATAAGGGTCACTGGGTCAGTATTATCAACTGAAAGAACCATTCTTCCCAGTAACCAATCTGCACGGTTTCCAGGCACCCACAATACATCCAACACTAGCAGAGCTCCATGGAATGTGTGACCGAGGGTCGCATGCATTGGCTTATGAACAGGCATCAGTTTACCGTCTACATTTATCAAATAAGCCAAGGGATCGCATTCAATGAGCTGCGCATTGAAGCAATACAGATACATGCTCATCACTGAACATGTATGGTAAACACAAATAGAATATATAATATATGAAGCAACCTTTTGGCTTTTACGCAGGCAACTGCTGCGTCAGTGAAGATGGCAGCTTCTGTCGAAAGCTCAGAAGCACAAGCAGTTGGAGTAAGGTGGAACAATACCCCCCCTGTAACGGTCACAAATTGTATAACAAAACCGCCTCAACAGCTAACTATTATGTGCCGGACATACCACCTGTACACTGAAACACGAGAAAGCATCGTCAGAACAAAGATAAAACGTGTTTGAAATCGTTTGGTGATGCAGTTTTCTGTGTTGTACGTAACCAATTTTCTTGTATGATATGTTAGTGTACCATCACTTAGCACACAATGAGTCCCTTTTTTTGCAATGCATCAAACGGCATGAACTAGAAAAGGTAGCACTAGTATCATATTCCAGCTTTTAAGGCTATGCTGATAAAAGGGGAAAATCCAAGTCCCATGGAAGAACAGAATCACCAAAGACAAAGGCGACCAGAGCCAACTTTTACAATCCCAGGCATTGGTTAATATAGGAAGCATGTACTTCTCACAAAACCACAGGAAGAGCAGGAAATTGCCCATGAAATACGATGACAGTTCCTTGTGAAAGATTTACCTAGCCAAATAATGAACTGGCAGACTATACGACATTATTTCCATTGTAAGACATGAGCATGCTTACTAACCAATCTCTGACATAAACTTTAACAAGGCACAAGGAATGGGCAAGTTTCAGAGCATCGCTTAGATGATGACCCAACTATGTTGCACTGATGTCAAGGTTGCTTAGACCGAATTGAGCTGCTAAGATGATTTTATTCTCTCACACTTCAAATGTTAATAGTTGCTAGTATAGACTCCAAAAATGATCCATATCAAATACTTCACCATTAATGAAGTATCCATGGTCTGTTATGACTTACAAGAATTACAAATAAGAAAAATTCAACTAATcatggattagctagccactgtCAGTGTCAGGTACAGTATGATACAATCTATCTGTAATGCCTTCTGTCATCTGTGTGATTGGATCCGAATCAttataattaaataaaattcaaataaaatccaaGAGATTACTAGATCAATTCTCCTCATCGACAAACCCATTTATGGAATTGTTGATCAAAAAGGTTTCCTTAAGTGAAGACTAAAACTACCATAATAATATCATGTAAGCAGAATCAAAAGAGCACAAAAAGAAATACTTGTAGCAGAGGTTAACAAAGGACAACTACCTGTATTCCTGTTTGGACCCTTGATCTCTGTACCATAATATCACCTTTTTATTTTTGTCAATAAGAATGAGAATGCCCCGCTTTTGCTCTATCTTGAGGGCAAAATACTCTCACACTTCAGAGATGTTACGTTAGCACCTACTTAAGTACTTAACCAGGAATGGCATGCCTCAATACTATCTCTACACTCAGTTGCCGGTACACAATATTTAATCTAGGGAGAGACTTTTCTTCATCGTCTCATAAACAAGATAGGTAATACTTGCAGCTGGCACCACTTTAAGAAGATTTGGTACAAGCCCTTTGTAAAATCCAGAAAATCCTTCACGCCGTAATGTTCTCCGAAAGCAATCAGTCATTCCTCTATATGGATCCTCTGAATTGGCTGACTGAGCTTGCATTCTGTAAGTAACATTAATGAAAAGAATGCGTGTATGGGTATGTGTAAGGGACAGAGCTCCAAGGTTGTACAAGTGTACATTTCTATCAAGAAAATCTACTGCTCACCTTGTTCTGATGACTTGTAAAGGGTAAACACATGTTGCTCCTAGAGCTCCGGAGACTGTTCCACAGCCCAACTGTACTAAAGGGCCAGGATCTACATCGTAAAATCATGATTTAGTGACAACAATTGAGAAGTAAAAGGGTTGAAGTGCGAACAGATTCTGGTAGAAGTGTACCGCTGTCCTTGAGGATATATGTCTTGGACATTTCTTTTAGTGTCTCATAAACAGTAAGATCAATTCCAGCGTAAGGGACCATACCAAGCAATGATGGAACAAGGCCTCTGTAGAACGCTCGGGGACCTTCATGTATCCATATATCCCTTGATAGTGCACCAAGGCTAGGAATCCTGCCTCCTTCATAAGTCTGTAGACGAGTCTTCACTAAATCAATGGGATAAATCGCTGTCTGGGCGACAGCACCAGCCAACCCACCAGCCATGAGACGTCCAGAGGTACCAATGTCACTCTTATCTTCTCCTTTACTTTTCATTATGTATTCTTTAAGCATTTCGTAGGTGTAGAACCTTATAGCACTTTCTGGAGCAACTTTTACCACATTCAATCCATTCCCTCTGAAAAAGCCCACTAGACCGCCATCTCTCCATATACTCTTAACTGCATGTGCAACTGTAGTACGGTTTGTTTGCACTTGGATATTAACTTTGAGGCGATCAAGAGGTGCCGTTGCAGTACGAGATGCTGCACCAGCAATCCCTCCTGCAATCAGATATTTGCTTGCACTCACATGTTTACTTATTCCTTCTGGTATAGCAGCCTGCTCACCTATATCTACAAGGCAGACTCTTTCCCAGTGATGATAAATGTTTTCAATGGTAGCTTCATGAGGGTAAAGCAAAAGAAAATCTCTCCATTCCTCAAAAGTAATAATACCATCATTGTCCTTATCCACATGCTCCACGAATCTTGCAAGCTCTTCATCACCAATTTCTATACCTGCAAACATTGATCTGATATTACTTGTAAGACATATCACGCAGGCTAGATTTGTCAGCCAGTTCCTTGGAACACAGCTATTTACATTTCCTAGAAAGCATACTGCACTTTTTGAAGTTAAAACGAACTTCAGATACAAGGAACTATTTCCTATTTTCAAAATGGTGAATGCGACAGTTAGGCCCACATATGCTAGCCATATATACACAACTTACACATGATCCTTTTGGCTATTTATGACTCTGGTGACAATCCAATATGCATGGCTAAACACAAATTAAGATATAGAAACTgattaaaatttttgaaatggtgaaaaCCATAGTAATGCTAAAATGAAGTTTATGAACTTTATGATCCAACAGTAGAGAACATGTTGTGATATTTATATTAACTGATTACTAGGTTGAAAATAAAAACCACTGAATTTGAGACATAGTGTTGGAAAGTACAAACTAAGTCAAAACTCAACTCCACCTTAGGTTAAACACCGCAATATATGTGCTTTTCCCAAGTGAAAGCTCCAAGATCCATGGTATTCCTCAGCAGCAGGACAATAACATAATCTAGATGTCCCCATTACCTTGAATAATTTACAGCAGACTCTAATCATGATGTTGCAAAATTGACCAATTTCATTCTGTTAGATTTGAAGTAAGGCATACATGCTGGTAGCGTGGCACATTATTCACAGCGTAAACCAATGACAGTTTGCATTCATGTTTTTTGCTCCAtttccaagatcaaaatgttACCGCACAATTTGAGGGGAGAATCAGATTGGATCGACTAGGTGACAACCACGAACAGATCAAGTGCATCTGTTTGATATGTATAGAAGTATagattaaattaaaaaaaaagaaaggcctTATGTGTAAAGAAAGCACAAAGTGGTACAAAGCACCATATGCATCATTCACATCAACTGTAGTGATATGCGCGTGCATATTTATGTTCCAGATCTCGATGAAAATGTTTGTAGAGGAAGGCCCAATGTTTATGCTGACTCTATTCATGAAGCATGCATTGCATTATGCTTTCACATTCCAAGGGAGACGATTTGGCTTCCACCACtagaaacaaacaaaactgaaCTAAGCTTATCATAGCTGCCAGATACATTTGTCATGGCAAAAATGGACTATCTTTCTCCGAACTACCATAAAAAGAGAACATAATAACGAATTTCAACATTAGGAAATGCTGAACATATCCACTTTCATACTACTGGCCAGAGTTGATTACTGACACGACTGGGTAACCTATTTGCTTCAAAAAGAAACTATCACGATGCAGCGTGTCTCCATCAATATTTTGTGTCGCAACCTGATCCTCAAATTTGCAAAAGGATACCCAAATTATGGAAAGACACCATCTTGATTTACTATTTTAAGGAGGCACATGGCCTCAATAGAAGTCTAGAACCATCACAAAAGTTGAGTGACTGTTCTCACGAAAAGTAAAGCACCACCTTACTTGATGTGTCCATCAATATGCCACATTGCATCTTCTTTTGCCGAATTTAAATTTAGGTGCCTACATTAGGGATACTGCAGGACAAGCAATCAAGCATGTATAATGTATTGGTCTATTGGATTATGATTTAGGATCTCAAGTGTGGACGATTTAGTTTCCACAGCTATGTTTATCGCAGTTGTCAGCTACGCTTGTCATGACATCTACAGGAACCATCAAATTAGCAGCTCAGCAAATCTCACTGAACCTCTTTCCACATCATCACGAGAAATCGAGGAAATCACTGGAGGAAGTAAGGAGTGCAGGAGGCGTCGGCATTGCGTTTACCAGCCTTGACGAGCGCGTGCCAGAGCTCCTCGGGCAGGATGCAGCCGTTGTGCTCGATGTCGATGGCCTGGAAGATGCGGTAGAGCTCGAGCTCCTTGTCGTCCATGTAGCGCCGGAAGTCGTCGTACCCGACCCggccgtcgcggtcgcggtcgcAGGCGCGGAGCAGCGCGCGCGCGTAGTCCTCCTCGGCCCCGGCCCCCGGCCCGGGCTCCCCCTCGGGGGCGGGGACCCGCAGCTTGGCGAGCCCCGCGGCGATCTGCGCGTGGTCGAGGTGGCCCCGCCCCGCGGCGTCGAAGGAGGCGAAGACGGCGCGGATCCGCGCCTCCCGCTCCGCCTCCGTCTCCCGCAGCGCCAGCCGCACGTGCtccatcgtcgccgccgcccgcgccgggcCCCCGCaccctcccctcgccgccgccgccgccggctggggcgcggcggccgtgggtCCGGCAGAAGCTGCAGCCGCCGGGCGGGGCTCCACCGCCTGGACCGCCGCGCCGGACATAGCGGGAGGCGCAACGGAGCAGGCGAcggggaggcggcgacggcgatcggGGCGCGCTGGATCGGGAGGGCGGCTGGTTCCCCGGTTCGCTTCGTGGAGCCGGCCTTGTcgatccccctcctccctccccctctcccgAGGGAATCGAATATCCGCGGCGCCAACTCCAGCGACCGCGATGCCGCCGGCCCACCCAAAGCTTAACCGCCTCTGGTGCTTGGCGAGCTTCAGCTGGGCAACAGTGAGCAAGCACAGGCCGAGCACGGctgcctttttcttttccttgcgGCGCCACGTAATCTGGACATCCTGCTGATTTGATtcagggcggcggtggcgacggacGAGATGGAGACGGCTAACACGTGCCCGTGCTCTCGCGCTAAGTGGCCGCAACCACCACGTCAAGAGCCAGGATTAGCAGAGTGGAGCTTACTTTTGTTTCTCGGTACAGCAAGTCTGCCAAAAGGTCAAACACGAGAGAGAGGTCAGAAGGGGTTGAGAAGCTGCTCTCTGCGACTGCGACTTGTAGTTTCTACTTCCTCCGTCTAAAAAAGAACTAACCTTCAGTTTCTGAGCAGTCAAACTAGTTCAAGTTTGATTAAaattaataaaatatttttaatatatatGTTATAATATAAGTATTTTTTGATTAAtcatttaatatatttttctactACATCTATTACATTTATTCGGAAACTCAAatattaataatttttttataaatttgattaaaattaaaattatttgatttctcaaaaaacaatattttttttgaacagAGGAACCGAACGTCGACCCATCAAAGATGACGGTGTCACGCTCGGGTTAAAGGGCGTCGATGGACGGCGTCGAGAAGAGGATCGATGGATGGCGACGAGTGGCTGCCAACGGATCAGAAAGCGAGCAagtgggaggaggaagatgacttTCGGGTCTTGAGGATTTGGGGTCCGAATCCCAAAGGGATCATGGTGCTTCAGTCAATTCTACATTCTCCCAGGCTAACGTTTTCCAGACGGTGCCAAGGTTCCTCGCAGACTATGACTTCCTTTGCTTTCCTTGAAACCATCACCGGCCGGAAGTTAGAGGTtgctttgtttttttgttttttttttatagaaaCGGCCAGAGGTTTGCTGAGCAGTGGCGGCAGTCCAAGCAAACAAAACGCCGCAACCGTAACTGTCCCAGGCCGGCCCAATTATTTTTTTCGTTTTGTTGCGTCCTCGGCCCACAGGACCAAAAGGCCCGTCTTCATTAAGTATGGGCCGCGGATTGCCACAAACCTTCAAAATCCATCCAAACCAACCAAAAAAAAGTGTCCGCCAGACTACTCATATGTAGTTCAGCTGCCGATGGGCGCTGCTCGGTCACGCGGGTGACCGCCAGATATTTTATGTCGTTGGGCTTAAACTGGTCTAACAAATAGACCCATagtcaacaaatttgttttgttctagaataattttttaattcttCTAGCAATACAAAAAGTTGTTCGAGAACAAAGAAAATTTGTTCCGGAACAAAAAGTAGTTACTGGGCAAAAAGTAGTTACTGGGCCTTGTGCGATGGTTTGACTGCCAGTAGACCGAGCGACTCCTAATATTTGCCGTTGCCGACCACTTTATTTTCGACTGCAGAATCATCATGAACTCATGTATTAATGACACATAAGTATTCTAGCACAATAATAATCTGCATTACAATAATACTGCATCTTTTTTACGTGTGCCTTTATTTATTATTCCTCCAAATTCGGTAATCAGTATATATGTATGGATAATCACCTCATTCTGTTCGGCTTGCTTGTCagtcaaccagccagcagtaattttttctctcacaccaaatcagcaccggTCACTAGCCAGCCAGtagtatttttctttcacaacaaatcagcatcaaCCACCATCCACAGCCAGCCAACAAAGTTTAGTCGCCAATTTAATACTTGTGTAGTGTACATGTCAGCCTGAAACCATGACCTTCCTAGCTACAACCACCATGAGAGTACATGCGTTGATGCCGACCTGGCCGCGGGTACGTAATGTGTACACATCATCGTGCGCAATATGTACATCCTCATGGAAAGGGAAAGGTTATTAGCAGGCTGCACTGCACTGCGAGAGAGATCGAGCTATAGCTAGCACGAGCAATTAACTGAATGATAATGCTCAATTGATTAGCTAATTAAGCTCTTGTCTGATCGATCGGTCACAAGCTCCGGACGGCTGCGTGTCATATAGTGTATACTGTGTGCTATAGAACCAATGCATGCAGATCGACCGATCAACCACCACATTACCAAAGAGACAAAACTGTTAATGCATGCTGTACAAGCCTATAGCCTTCGACATTGTGAGGTTACAATATATAACAGACAGAATGAGGTGTTGTAGACTGCACGAGTCCAGCCATCTCTgaaaaaataatgaaagcaataatatatatgctcactttttttcttcaaaatacATACAGATGTAAACGCTCACATACATGCATGCACAGTCACCCTATCGATAAACGTCATAACTCTGCCCCAATGAGCACATCGAAGAGACTTATTAAGCCTCGCTgtctgttgacgcaaatctcggtcaacacacgaacgcactagatcaTGCGGtgcgagaaagagctcgatgcagctcttcctgcgtggagcggtcagaccggtctaagggaccggccagaccggtcgctggtgagaatcggcgacggccgacgaacgcgaacccgggagggaccccgtcagggtaggcgcacgtagggttgttctaggatcggcaggccacctagaacgccttcaaacgtcgcggagacgaaggaagaacaacagagggtgttggaaaagctagggtttggagaagaggataaaaagtagagtttgtattgattttgttcgattgtcttctctaatcggccgtgaccctttatatttatagggtggggtggacttatcccgcaagaaatcctgtttacagatctaaatctataaaaatctctagttgtactcggactctacctagaccggtcagaccggtcggacctaccggtcagaccggtcggcccatGCCGGACAtgccacagtgcctcgaccggtcagaccgctcggtcagaccggttggtgccaattttggctgtcaacatatgcccccctgttttttggtaaagcttgcttgccaaaaaacattcttctgagccaaaattgtctaagggcgatgattaatAATACATCGGCCATTGTTTGTACTAAAGGCGATAAACAATTATCGGCCACGTTTTGCTCAAGTCGACgttgaaacaacttgtttgggctgccacaccttcttcattgTCGCTGACGTCTTTGGCGCGGCCTCCTCTTGTTGTtccattgcctccttcttgcgcatacgttgcagccttcgcttctgagtatgagacaagcctgagggacaccacttcggctgtaaatacttcgaatcttgctccttgctcttctcattctctttgctgcaatcaacatcttgcttGACCGGATTATTGCCAGCAACAATCGGTCAATAATaacatggagcaatcggtccactagatgaagtataattactttgactcgattgctcttgatgtcttgacgatGATCCCGTATCCTTGACTTTGCTTGGTGGCCCCTTCTGTCTCTGagcactcccttccttctcatatttagccaagagttctttaaaactcggccttgtcTTAATTTTGGAGGAGTTTCCAGATTTActgggcgcaccggtcagaccggtcccatgaccggtcagaccggtcgaaccggtcagaccgccgctgtggccggtcagaccggtccacttgttgtcggccttc
This window of the Panicum virgatum strain AP13 chromosome 1K, P.virgatum_v5, whole genome shotgun sequence genome carries:
- the LOC120681320 gene encoding calcium-dependent mitochondrial ATP-magnesium/phosphate carrier protein 2-like isoform X2, with product MFAGIEIGDEELARFVEHVDKDNDGIITFEEWRDFLLLYPHEATIENIYHHWERVCLVDIGEQAAIPEGISKHVSASKYLIAGGIAGAASRTATAPLDRLKVNIQVQTNRTTVAHAVKSIWRDGGLVGFFRGNGLNVVKVAPESAIRFYTYEMLKEYIMKSKGEDKSDIGTSGRLMAGGLAGAVAQTAIYPIDLVKTRLQTYEGGRIPSLGALSRDIWIHEGPRAFYRGLVPSLLGMVPYAGIDLTVYETLKEMSKTYILKDSDPGPLVQLGCGTVSGALGATCVYPLQVIRTRMQAQSANSEDPYRGMTDCFRRTLRREGFSGFYKGLVPNLLKVVPAASITYLVYETMKKSLSLD
- the LOC120681320 gene encoding calcium-dependent mitochondrial ATP-magnesium/phosphate carrier protein 2-like isoform X1, with amino-acid sequence MSGAAVQAVEPRPAAAASAGPTAAAPQPAAAAARGGCGGPARAAATMEHVRLALRETEAEREARIRAVFASFDAAGRGHLDHAQIAAGLAKLRVPAPEGEPGPGAGAEEDYARALLRACDRDRDGRVGYDDFRRYMDDKELELYRIFQAIDIEHNGCILPEELWHALVKAGIEIGDEELARFVEHVDKDNDGIITFEEWRDFLLLYPHEATIENIYHHWERVCLVDIGEQAAIPEGISKHVSASKYLIAGGIAGAASRTATAPLDRLKVNIQVQTNRTTVAHAVKSIWRDGGLVGFFRGNGLNVVKVAPESAIRFYTYEMLKEYIMKSKGEDKSDIGTSGRLMAGGLAGAVAQTAIYPIDLVKTRLQTYEGGRIPSLGALSRDIWIHEGPRAFYRGLVPSLLGMVPYAGIDLTVYETLKEMSKTYILKDSDPGPLVQLGCGTVSGALGATCVYPLQVIRTRMQAQSANSEDPYRGMTDCFRRTLRREGFSGFYKGLVPNLLKVVPAASITYLVYETMKKSLSLD